Proteins encoded together in one Neobacillus sp. FSL H8-0543 window:
- a CDS encoding metallophosphoesterase family protein has translation MNVKKMFSTSKSRTILLSALLVGAVPTMNVVLADLTATKYPASETYKPTPVPDRVILNWKGDTATTQAVTWRTDTSVVTPQAQIAVAGDGPSFKQQAVTINAESSSEVKGNQEYTSKYHTVNFEDLNPETKYLYRVGDGVNWSEWFEFETASKQAEPFSFLYVGDAQNDIKEHWSRVIRNAYSDMPDADFIIHAGDLINHGDADEQWGEWFEAGGWINGMVPSIAAPGNHEYSKIVKGSPKGLSPYWQPQFAFPENGPAEFMENVYYTDYQGMRIVTLDTNVRGVDLDKQIAWLEEVLTNNPNKWTVLTFHHPIFSTSPGRNNEEVRDKLLPVIEKHSVDLVLQGHDHSYARGMVTNVSEGTNAMSEKADTVFVVSVSGPKMYDTTTKNWDDNGAEVKKASKDTQHYQLVTVDGNKLSYEARTATGELYDAFDINKTPSGEKQIKEIKTAK, from the coding sequence ATGAATGTTAAGAAGATGTTCAGCACCTCGAAAAGCAGAACAATTTTACTATCAGCCTTGCTGGTTGGCGCAGTTCCGACGATGAATGTTGTCCTTGCCGACCTGACAGCAACAAAATATCCGGCTTCGGAGACGTACAAGCCTACCCCTGTTCCAGACCGTGTAATCCTGAACTGGAAAGGTGACACTGCCACTACTCAAGCTGTTACGTGGCGCACCGATACTAGCGTAGTCACACCACAAGCCCAGATTGCTGTTGCTGGGGATGGCCCTTCCTTCAAGCAGCAAGCGGTCACCATTAATGCCGAAAGCTCAAGTGAAGTAAAAGGAAATCAGGAATACACATCAAAATACCACACCGTTAACTTTGAAGACCTCAATCCGGAAACAAAGTACTTGTACCGGGTCGGAGACGGCGTTAACTGGAGCGAGTGGTTTGAATTCGAAACAGCTTCCAAACAGGCTGAGCCATTCTCCTTCCTTTATGTTGGCGACGCGCAAAACGACATAAAAGAACATTGGTCCCGTGTTATCCGTAATGCCTATTCCGACATGCCTGATGCTGACTTCATCATCCATGCAGGTGACTTGATCAACCACGGAGATGCCGATGAGCAATGGGGTGAATGGTTCGAAGCCGGCGGTTGGATCAATGGCATGGTTCCTAGCATTGCTGCTCCAGGAAACCACGAATATTCAAAAATCGTCAAAGGCTCACCAAAAGGACTCTCCCCATACTGGCAGCCACAATTTGCTTTTCCTGAAAACGGACCTGCCGAATTTATGGAAAATGTCTACTACACCGATTATCAAGGCATGCGTATCGTTACCCTTGATACGAACGTTCGTGGCGTGGACCTAGACAAGCAAATCGCATGGCTAGAAGAAGTCCTTACCAATAACCCGAACAAGTGGACCGTTTTGACATTCCACCATCCAATTTTTTCAACTTCTCCTGGTCGCAATAACGAAGAAGTTCGTGACAAGCTACTTCCTGTCATCGAAAAGCACAGTGTGGATCTCGTTCTTCAAGGACATGACCACAGCTACGCGCGCGGCATGGTCACAAATGTTTCTGAAGGAACAAATGCAATGAGCGAAAAAGCCGACACCGTCTTCGTTGTTTCTGTTTCCGGTCCTAAGATGTACGACACTACAACGAAAAACTGGGATGATAATGGTGCCGAAGTGAAAAAAGCAAGCAAGGATACACAGCATTATCAGCTGGTTACGGTTGACGGAAACAAACTTTCCTATGAAGCCCGTACTGCCACTGGCGAATTGTATGACGCTTTCGACATCAATAAAACGCCAAGCGGTGAGAAGCAGATAAAAGAGATTAAAACAGCAAAGTAA
- a CDS encoding helix-turn-helix transcriptional regulator translates to MSESNNHTALSESTYYILLSLITPQHGYGIMQFIKKISNDRLTLAPGTLYGAIKALLDKDWIKLHNTDIAARKKVYVITDTGNRVLESEIVRLKELYQNGIEITGGRQNDEKSEKKYL, encoded by the coding sequence ATTTCAGAAAGTAATAACCACACAGCTTTATCAGAATCAACTTACTATATACTACTATCTCTCATTACACCTCAGCATGGCTATGGTATCATGCAATTTATAAAAAAGATAAGCAACGATCGTTTAACTTTAGCTCCCGGTACACTTTACGGTGCAATTAAAGCCCTCTTAGATAAAGACTGGATTAAACTACATAATACTGACATAGCAGCAAGAAAAAAGGTATATGTGATTACCGATACTGGAAACCGAGTGCTTGAATCTGAAATTGTAAGACTGAAGGAGCTGTATCAAAACGGAATAGAGATTACTGGAGGGAGGCAAAATGATGAAAAAAGTGAAAAGAAGTATCTTTAA
- a CDS encoding 50S ribosomal protein L25, producing MNTLVAQERKDSKKSTLKTLRNDGEIPAVVYGRDINTESIFINNSDLLKVIKSVGRNGIISLNLNEKSENVILRDYQNDPVTRDLLHVDFLQVDKHTEIDTKVSVFIKGTSNGEKAGGVAKQFLHELDITAKANDIPDSIEIDITNFEIGHTVQVAEIKKDYSNCTFHHEDEETIVMIDYVKLVTEEDISNLEVSGV from the coding sequence ATGAATACGCTAGTAGCACAAGAAAGAAAAGATTCTAAAAAATCTACATTGAAAACATTGAGAAATGATGGAGAAATCCCTGCAGTTGTTTATGGAAGGGATATTAATACTGAATCAATTTTTATTAACAACTCAGATTTACTAAAAGTGATAAAGAGCGTTGGTAGAAATGGTATTATATCTCTAAATCTTAATGAAAAATCAGAAAATGTTATTTTAAGAGATTACCAAAATGACCCTGTAACCAGGGATTTACTTCATGTGGATTTTCTTCAAGTTGATAAGCACACTGAAATTGATACAAAAGTTAGTGTATTTATAAAAGGAACGTCTAATGGTGAGAAAGCTGGAGGAGTTGCTAAACAATTTCTTCACGAATTGGATATAACAGCAAAAGCGAATGATATTCCTGATAGTATTGAAATTGATATCACTAATTTTGAAATCGGTCATACTGTTCAAGTAGCAGAAATTAAAAAAGATTATAGTAACTGTACGTTCCATCATGAGGATGAAGAAACAATAGTGATGATCGATTATGTGAAACTTGTAACAGAGGAAGATATTAGTAATCTTGAAGTTTCGGGAGTTTAG
- a CDS encoding cell division protein FtsQ → MLTKSYELTQSQKMMIFILSMCLYGLSNMFTELVPSVHVGPIELSIDAFAFIPLALCMLFHPLYAAIGAATGELIFGELMLGQFGGIGEVEKFILFSLGMVIGGMMVRNPQKKSQVVMGAIVGYGVFLVLSTIVDIVKVVVGVEDFEAVPGLAASIYVVEGVEFLTDLIFSGTLFALLPTLYLVPRLYGKIEPLLGMKPRSNKVNIPLKEILTPKFVVISLILTVVAFFAEALAESDFEVGVWEPEFVETYGASFIWIIIGVAAVCSVAIILYLVKKGKDSNLNEDMSKSV, encoded by the coding sequence TTGTTAACGAAGTCTTATGAATTAACGCAATCTCAAAAAATGATGATATTTATTTTGTCTATGTGTCTTTATGGGTTAAGCAACATGTTTACCGAGCTTGTGCCGTCCGTACATGTTGGGCCAATCGAACTTTCCATTGATGCTTTTGCCTTTATTCCGTTAGCGTTATGTATGTTATTCCATCCACTTTATGCAGCCATTGGAGCCGCGACAGGTGAGTTGATTTTTGGCGAGTTAATGTTAGGACAGTTTGGTGGAATTGGTGAAGTGGAGAAGTTCATTTTATTTTCACTTGGTATGGTAATCGGAGGGATGATGGTTCGCAATCCGCAAAAAAAATCGCAGGTAGTGATGGGGGCAATTGTTGGCTATGGTGTGTTCCTCGTTTTAAGTACGATTGTAGATATTGTCAAAGTAGTTGTTGGGGTTGAAGATTTTGAAGCGGTTCCTGGTTTAGCAGCAAGTATATATGTGGTAGAAGGTGTTGAATTTTTAACGGATCTCATATTCTCAGGTACCTTATTTGCTTTACTACCAACGCTTTACTTAGTCCCTCGTTTATATGGGAAAATTGAACCTTTATTAGGTATGAAGCCAAGAAGCAACAAGGTGAATATTCCATTAAAAGAGATTCTTACACCGAAATTCGTCGTGATTAGCCTTATTTTAACTGTGGTAGCCTTCTTTGCAGAAGCTTTGGCAGAATCTGATTTTGAAGTAGGGGTATGGGAGCCGGAATTTGTTGAAACATACGGTGCTTCATTTATCTGGATCATAATTGGTGTTGCAGCAGTATGCTCCGTTGCTATTATTTTATATCTAGTGAAAAAAGGGAAAGATTCGAATTTAAATGAGGATATGAGTAAGAGTGTCTAA
- a CDS encoding MurR/RpiR family transcriptional regulator, producing the protein MNMKWDVTKLTPNQKRIADFIEKSGERILTFSETELAQKLHVSNATISRFWKQIGYDNFKSFKTAIKENEQVSPENKLKNSLLQIQHQQLPIHEHLLAMTQNQFVNTLEALDSGQFKQAITLMTNCRKIYIHAPSSAEGIAVLMRHRLARFGLEIELLPKSGHDLFESLMHFQKEDVVFMFGFVEMSREASVLLDYAKKVKYKTIILTDCLISDFQGEGDYIFYTNRGELWEFHSMIAPTFLVETFILGIGQNLEQQSLRNLEKLSELRKMYKDQLPRLT; encoded by the coding sequence ATGAATATGAAGTGGGATGTTACAAAATTAACTCCAAACCAAAAACGAATAGCTGACTTCATCGAAAAAAGCGGTGAACGTATTTTAACCTTTTCTGAAACAGAACTTGCACAAAAGCTGCATGTGAGTAACGCGACCATATCTCGCTTTTGGAAACAGATTGGCTACGACAATTTCAAATCATTTAAAACAGCTATCAAAGAGAATGAACAGGTGTCACCAGAAAATAAATTAAAAAATTCCTTACTACAAATTCAACATCAACAACTTCCAATTCACGAGCATTTACTAGCGATGACTCAGAACCAGTTTGTCAATACCCTGGAAGCACTAGATAGTGGGCAATTTAAACAAGCGATTACATTAATGACGAATTGTAGAAAAATTTATATCCATGCACCTAGTTCTGCTGAAGGGATCGCAGTATTAATGAGACACCGTCTTGCACGGTTTGGATTGGAAATCGAACTACTACCAAAAAGTGGACATGATTTATTTGAGTCTTTAATGCATTTTCAAAAAGAAGACGTTGTATTTATGTTCGGTTTTGTTGAGATGAGTCGAGAAGCTTCTGTGCTCTTGGATTATGCAAAAAAAGTAAAGTATAAGACGATTATTCTTACAGACTGTCTTATTTCAGATTTTCAAGGGGAGGGGGATTATATTTTCTATACAAATCGAGGAGAGTTGTGGGAATTTCACTCTATGATAGCTCCAACCTTTTTAGTAGAAACCTTTATTCTTGGTATTGGCCAGAATCTTGAACAACAATCACTCCGGAATTTAGAAAAACTGAGTGAATTACGAAAGATGTATAAAGACCAATTACCTAGGCTTACTTAG
- a CDS encoding DUF2812 domain-containing protein: MMKKVKRSIFKNLFINLDKEENWLNNMCKNGYALRDISNGYYIFEPCEPGNYIYRIEFLKQEIYQNEKDSYLKLLQELKVEQIASSKRWHYFRRDSSLGEFEIYSDIDSQIEHYKRINFIWYMLALIFIASGLSQNFFFGNISQFDLILNIILIIIGSFFLTLAIPLTRKVTNLKKENTLYK, translated from the coding sequence ATGATGAAAAAAGTGAAAAGAAGTATCTTTAAAAATCTCTTTATTAATTTAGATAAAGAAGAGAATTGGTTAAACAATATGTGTAAAAACGGCTATGCACTTAGAGACATTTCTAACGGATATTATATATTTGAACCATGCGAGCCTGGTAACTATATTTATAGAATAGAATTTCTTAAACAGGAAATTTATCAAAATGAAAAGGACTCCTATTTGAAATTATTGCAGGAGTTAAAAGTGGAACAGATTGCGTCGTCCAAGAGATGGCACTATTTTAGAAGAGATTCTTCTTTAGGTGAATTTGAAATTTATTCGGATATCGATTCACAAATAGAGCATTATAAAAGAATCAATTTTATATGGTATATGTTAGCGTTAATATTTATCGCGTCAGGTCTCTCTCAAAACTTTTTCTTTGGGAACATCAGTCAGTTTGACTTAATACTAAACATTATATTAATAATCATTGGATCCTTCTTTCTCACTTTGGCAATCCCGCTCACAAGAAAAGTCACTAACTTAAAAAAGGAAAATACATTGTATAAATAA
- a CDS encoding ATP-binding cassette domain-containing protein — protein sequence MRIVLDNIEFTKANVKVFSGISCSFKEGVTYVIGNNGAGKSELLKIVSTAIIPDKGTITYTKLIRDKKVGTYRKHLSTDEVRKIVGFMPQHFTGYSEMTIERYLTYMAFHKGIPHKLVKPLLNEWLSDANLVELKRRKLRTLSGGERQKVGLIQALINQPRICILDEPFEGLDTHEKQFFNRVIQRLSFHSVIIISTHLVEEIERSVGVSILYMEEGKLSYIDSVDELSELKSFLSNVEK from the coding sequence ATGAGGATAGTGTTAGACAACATTGAATTTACAAAAGCAAATGTAAAAGTATTCAGTGGAATAAGTTGTTCATTTAAAGAAGGAGTTACGTATGTCATAGGGAATAATGGCGCAGGGAAAAGTGAACTCTTGAAAATTGTTTCTACTGCGATTATTCCCGATAAAGGAACGATTACCTATACAAAATTAATCCGTGATAAAAAAGTTGGGACGTATCGTAAGCATCTAAGTACCGATGAAGTTAGGAAAATTGTTGGTTTTATGCCGCAGCATTTCACAGGCTATTCGGAAATGACAATTGAAAGATACTTAACATATATGGCTTTCCATAAAGGAATTCCCCATAAGCTTGTTAAACCTTTACTAAATGAATGGTTAAGCGATGCTAATTTAGTTGAACTTAAAAGAAGAAAGCTCCGGACCCTTTCAGGTGGAGAGCGACAAAAGGTAGGCTTGATTCAAGCACTTATTAATCAACCGAGAATTTGTATTTTGGATGAACCATTTGAAGGATTAGACACGCATGAAAAGCAGTTTTTTAATCGTGTAATTCAGAGACTTTCCTTTCATAGTGTCATTATCATTAGCACACATTTAGTGGAAGAAATTGAGCGGTCAGTTGGGGTCAGCATCTTATATATGGAAGAAGGGAAATTGTCTTATATCGATAGTGTGGATGAACTTAGTGAATTGAAAAGTTTCCTATCGAATGTGGAAAAATAA
- a CDS encoding Rid family detoxifying hydrolase, with protein sequence MSGYNAVSAKNTENAPNGNGLYSQTVAFSHYNHLSAQLPIEPKTGKLVAGGIKEQAEQCFKNIKAIVDSIDHVMSDIVRITVFVKDIKDIDAVDEVYKTFFPTYVPSRTTVAVAALPMDALVQIEAVVSHGEGTIPNAPQAGDLIKLTNNTANAPTSPLSTQTVSFSHYNNLSAQLPIDPKTGRLVAGGVKEQAGQCLKNIKAILESIDVPFDDIVKINIFLKNLSDTEAVNEVYTTFFPDSAIARAVAYVPARTTVAASALPMDALVQIEAVVSHGDGTPPQAVEDRHGIVIWANNTENAPKSSLSTQTVAFSHYNNLSAQLPLDPKTGELVAGGVKEQADQCLKNIKAIVESIDHVMDDVVKVNIFLKNIADIDAVDEVYKTFFPGGVPARRTVGVSALPEDALIQIDAVVSNAEGTPPKA encoded by the coding sequence ATGAGCGGCTATAACGCAGTATCAGCAAAAAATACGGAAAATGCTCCAAACGGTAACGGTCTATATTCACAAACGGTAGCTTTCTCTCATTACAATCATCTTTCAGCTCAATTACCTATCGAACCCAAAACTGGTAAATTGGTAGCTGGTGGTATAAAAGAGCAAGCTGAACAGTGCTTTAAAAATATCAAGGCAATTGTAGACAGCATCGATCATGTTATGAGCGATATTGTTAGAATCACGGTATTTGTTAAGGATATCAAAGATATTGACGCTGTAGACGAAGTTTATAAAACATTCTTCCCAACCTATGTTCCTTCACGGACAACCGTTGCAGTTGCAGCTTTGCCTATGGATGCTTTGGTGCAAATTGAAGCAGTTGTTTCACACGGTGAAGGTACAATTCCAAACGCACCACAAGCAGGCGACCTTATAAAGCTTACAAATAACACGGCAAATGCACCAACAAGTCCTCTATCTACACAAACCGTGTCTTTCTCTCATTACAATAATCTTTCAGCTCAATTACCTATCGATCCGAAAACTGGTAGATTGGTAGCTGGCGGTGTAAAAGAGCAGGCTGGACAGTGCTTGAAAAATATCAAGGCAATTTTAGAAAGTATTGACGTTCCTTTTGACGATATTGTTAAAATTAATATCTTTCTTAAAAACCTTTCGGATACTGAAGCAGTAAATGAAGTTTATACAACATTTTTCCCAGACTCGGCTATTGCCAGGGCTGTAGCCTATGTCCCTGCGCGGACAACAGTTGCAGCTTCAGCTTTACCTATGGATGCTTTGGTACAAATTGAAGCAGTGGTGTCACACGGAGATGGTACACCCCCACAAGCTGTTGAAGACAGACATGGAATCGTTATATGGGCAAACAACACTGAAAATGCACCAAAGAGTTCTCTATCTACACAAACTGTAGCGTTCTCTCATTACAATAACCTTTCAGCTCAATTACCGTTGGATCCAAAAACTGGTGAATTGGTAGCTGGCGGTGTAAAAGAGCAGGCTGATCAGTGCTTGAAAAATATTAAGGCAATTGTAGAAAGTATCGACCACGTTATGGACGATGTGGTTAAAGTAAATATCTTCCTTAAAAATATCGCGGATATTGATGCTGTAGACGAAGTTTACAAAACATTCTTCCCAGGCGGTGTTCCTGCACGAAGAACAGTTGGCGTATCAGCTTTACCTGAAGATGCTTTAATCCAAATAGATGCAGTTGTATCAAATGCTGAAGGAACACCTCCAAAAGCATAA
- a CDS encoding HupE/UreJ family protein, whose amino-acid sequence MEMDHYDTISIPLFSKGTFFKKEGAPPYMKQLLTLNSFILLFVLLLTSFLPTKASAHANSYGYMDVQDGSDGVEIDLALDFSELAEAFGFIAAFESADSIQKMEEVLSKNEETLTNYITAGMHVYRDELICEPQVTGTNVSMTSDNYPLAHLQMEYSCGGESTRIAYDLFVDDINRSHINFATIDGENETQEFTFTIAERELVIGDRNWLRQASNFVILGIQHIITGYDHILFVLCLILPAAISLGRVVEVVTAFTLGHSITLGLATLGIVSLPSQLVEAAIALSIVFVAIENMTKWKLKKRWIITLLFGLIHGFGFAGILQEMELSSSTVASSLLFFNLGVEIGQIAIIALVFPLLAMARKYKRFPVFVTTSSTLIMAMGLFWFVQRIG is encoded by the coding sequence ATGGAGATGGATCACTACGATACCATCTCCATTCCCCTGTTTTCCAAAGGAACATTTTTTAAAAAGGAAGGAGCCCCACCTTATATGAAACAACTACTTACTCTGAATTCTTTCATCCTTTTATTCGTACTCTTACTGACAAGCTTCCTTCCAACTAAGGCAAGTGCCCACGCCAACAGCTATGGCTATATGGACGTTCAGGACGGATCCGATGGAGTTGAAATAGACCTTGCTCTTGATTTTTCTGAGCTTGCTGAGGCATTCGGGTTTATTGCTGCTTTTGAATCCGCAGATTCGATACAGAAAATGGAAGAAGTACTATCCAAAAATGAAGAAACCCTTACGAATTACATAACTGCAGGCATGCATGTTTACCGTGACGAACTTATTTGCGAACCGCAAGTGACCGGGACAAACGTCAGCATGACGAGCGATAATTATCCCCTCGCACACTTACAAATGGAGTACTCATGCGGTGGAGAATCAACCCGCATCGCATATGATTTATTTGTCGACGATATCAACCGATCACACATTAACTTTGCCACCATCGATGGCGAAAATGAAACCCAAGAATTCACGTTTACCATTGCCGAACGAGAATTAGTCATCGGCGATCGGAACTGGCTTCGTCAGGCTTCGAATTTCGTCATCCTTGGAATTCAACATATCATTACAGGCTATGACCATATTTTATTCGTGCTGTGCCTAATCCTCCCAGCGGCTATTTCACTCGGCCGGGTCGTTGAGGTTGTCACCGCTTTTACACTTGGCCATAGCATCACACTTGGCCTTGCAACACTCGGCATCGTTTCACTTCCTAGCCAATTGGTAGAGGCAGCGATTGCCCTCAGCATCGTTTTTGTCGCAATCGAAAACATGACTAAGTGGAAATTGAAAAAACGCTGGATCATCACCCTCCTGTTCGGCCTCATCCATGGCTTCGGATTTGCCGGAATCTTGCAGGAAATGGAGCTCTCTAGCAGCACCGTCGCGTCATCGCTGCTCTTTTTCAACCTTGGTGTCGAAATCGGCCAGATCGCCATCATCGCACTCGTCTTTCCATTGCTTGCCATGGCCAGAAAGTACAAACGTTTTCCCGTTTTCGTCACAACCAGCTCCACCCTTATCATGGCCATGGGCCTCTTCTGGTTCGTCCAGCGCATAGGTTAA
- a CDS encoding RNA polymerase sigma factor: MQDEEYMRQLSYGNDSALDTLVFQYHKPLYGYVYRLLQDENLAEDIVQDTFMKIYQQGKNGFVPDSFKPWMYKIATNGCRDYWRKASTKREYFTDEIVEGTGKIHHIIDRQLERQWMIDALDQLAPDYRMVLYLRFYQELKYAEIALALEIPLNTVKTWISRGLKQLEGILLEDERKGAGVNE; the protein is encoded by the coding sequence ATGCAGGATGAAGAGTATATGCGCCAATTGTCATACGGCAATGACTCGGCATTAGATACACTTGTTTTCCAGTATCATAAACCTCTGTATGGGTATGTATACCGATTATTACAAGATGAAAATCTAGCTGAAGACATTGTTCAAGATACATTTATGAAAATTTATCAACAAGGGAAGAATGGCTTTGTTCCTGATTCCTTTAAACCGTGGATGTATAAAATCGCGACAAATGGTTGTAGAGATTATTGGCGGAAGGCTTCCACGAAAAGGGAGTATTTTACGGATGAAATTGTAGAAGGTACAGGCAAAATCCATCATATTATCGACCGTCAGCTTGAACGTCAATGGATGATTGACGCTTTAGATCAATTAGCACCAGATTATCGAATGGTTCTTTATTTACGGTTTTATCAGGAATTAAAATATGCAGAAATTGCTTTGGCGTTAGAAATACCTTTGAACACGGTAAAAACTTGGATTTCAAGGGGTCTTAAACAACTTGAAGGAATCTTACTAGAAGATGAGCGGAAAGGAGCGGGTGTAAATGAGTGA
- a CDS encoding ABC transporter ATP-binding protein produces the protein MSTIKIKGLSKSYRKIQVLKDVDLQIDTGLFGLLGPNGAGKTTLMKVLSTTLPWNDGQVTIYDYDLLKEGDKVREVLGYLPQHFHAPPQFTGREFLHYVGSMKGVIDKGERTEQVERLLEEVNLKPQANKKVKRYSGGMKRRLGIAQALLGNPKLIILDEPTAGLDPSERIRFRNIIEKLSKKYTIILSTHIISDIESSCEKVAVLNNGEVLFQGTTEALAKQAVNFVWELSVPYSEYDNVEKEYAIISSRRENNNAVFRIIAKKSPDERAIAVQPTIEDGYMTVINGVIK, from the coding sequence ATGTCTACAATCAAAATAAAGGGATTAAGTAAATCATATAGAAAGATTCAAGTTTTAAAAGATGTTGACCTTCAAATAGATACAGGGTTATTTGGTCTGCTTGGACCGAATGGTGCAGGTAAGACGACGTTAATGAAAGTATTAAGTACGACTCTACCTTGGAATGATGGACAAGTAACGATATATGATTATGATCTCTTAAAAGAAGGGGACAAGGTTCGAGAAGTCCTTGGTTATTTACCACAGCATTTTCATGCACCTCCTCAATTTACGGGAAGAGAGTTTTTACATTATGTAGGTTCAATGAAAGGAGTTATTGATAAAGGGGAGAGAACAGAGCAAGTAGAAAGGCTATTAGAAGAGGTTAATCTAAAACCACAAGCCAATAAAAAAGTTAAAAGGTATTCAGGCGGCATGAAAAGACGACTTGGAATTGCACAGGCGCTCCTCGGAAACCCCAAGTTAATTATTCTTGATGAACCGACAGCTGGGCTTGATCCATCCGAACGAATCAGGTTCCGAAATATAATTGAAAAGTTGAGTAAGAAATATACGATTATTTTATCCACACATATTATTAGTGATATTGAATCGAGCTGTGAAAAGGTAGCGGTATTAAACAATGGTGAGGTGCTTTTTCAAGGAACGACCGAAGCGTTAGCTAAACAAGCAGTAAATTTTGTCTGGGAATTATCCGTACCCTATTCTGAATATGACAATGTAGAAAAGGAATATGCCATTATTTCTAGTAGAAGAGAAAATAACAATGCAGTTTTTCGAATAATAGCAAAAAAATCCCCGGATGAACGTGCGATAGCGGTGCAGCCAACGATTGAAGATGGGTATATGACCGTTATCAACGGGGTGATTAAATGA